One genomic region from Eremothecium gossypii ATCC 10895 chromosome I, complete sequence encodes:
- a CDS encoding cyclin family protein (Syntenic homolog of Saccharomyces cerevisiae YPR120C (CLB5) and YGR109C (CLB6)) produces the protein MSPVGETRRVSDENEAAGARRRGELAKKRGNTVLGVPRKALGAVGVNTRKQERDGAATGSGAGGARGAGTKRMVYHDSEGEETQEPEEKRVSKKAKAERQCPSPAAQTESPEAARGALVREPHPHRDLDALEADDLTMCVDYTNEIFAHLLQREQETTCVVNYVQERQCAFYIRPSMRAILVDWLIEVHLKFQLLPEALYLAINIMDRYLSTNKVSLSKLQLVAITSLLIAAKFEEVNLPKLSNYVYITDNAYTVEEVKQSECNILNALEFNIGWPNPMNFLRRISKADNYNHNTRNYAKVFLEYAMCCPKFVAITPSVLAAMSMRCAMMLNYGAEGFEWDDTMEWYSSMATTSAKFDFQKLCDDLIKDIQEPSTQLNALIYKYKKLGLWVAVKTWCDEQKIVR, from the coding sequence ATGAGTCCGGTAGGGGAAACCAGAAGAGTGTCGGACGAGAACGAAGCAGCcggggcgcggcggcgcggggAGCTAGCGAAGAAGCGCGGCAACACGGTGCTGGGGGTGCCGCGCAAGGCGCTCGGAGCAGTGGGCGTGAACACGCGGAAGCAGGAGCGCGACGGGGCGGCGACGGGGAGCGGCGCGGGTGgggcgcggggcgcgggGACGAAGCGGATGGTGTACCACGATAGCGAGGGGGAGGAGACACAAGAGCCGGAGGAAAAGCGCGTGAGCAAGAAGGCGAAGGCGGAGCGGCAGTGCCcgtcgccggcggcgcagaCGGAGAGCCCTgaggcggcgcgcggcgcgctggTGCGGGAGCCGCACCCGCACCGGGACCTTGACGCGCTGGAGGCGGACGATCTGACGATGTGCGTCGACTACACGAACGAGATCTTCGCGCACCTCTTGCAGCGGGAGCAGGAGACAACGTGCGTGGTGAACTACGTGCAGGAACGGCAGTGCGCGTTTTACATCCGGCCGTCCATGCGGGCGATTCTTGTGGACTGGCTGATAGAGGTGCACCTGAagttccagctgctgccggagGCGCTCTACTTAGCGATCAACATCATGGACCGCTACCTCTCGACGAACAAGGTGTCGCTCTCCAAACTACAGCTCGTGGCGATCACGTCACTTCTAATTGCGGCCAAGTTCGAGGAGGTAAACTTGCCGAAATTGTCTAACTATGTCTACATCACGGATAACGCGTACACAGTGGAGGAGGTGAAGCAGTCGGAGTGCAACATCCTCAACGCGTTAGAGTTCAACATTGGCTGGCCAAACCCGATGAATTTCCTTCGGAGAATCTCCAAGGCAGACAACTACAATCACAATACTCGCAACTACGCCAAGGTCTTCCTAGAGTATGCAATGTGCTGTCCAAAGTTCGTGGCCATCACTCCGTCCGTTCTTGCGGCCATGTCCATGCGCTGCGCCATGATGCTCAACTACGGTGCCGAGGGTTTCGAGTGGGACGACACTATGGAGTGGTACAGCTCCATGGCTACGACCTCCGCGAAGTTCGATTTCCAAAAGTTATGTGATGACCTCATAAAGGATATTCAGGAGCCGAGTACACAGTTGAATGCTCTCATCTACAAGTACAAAAAACTGGGGCTTTGGGTTGCCGTGAAAACCTGGTGTGATGAACAAAAGATTGTGAGATAG